The Candidatus Methylacidiphilales bacterium sequence CATGACGATTTGCACCCATTTTCTCCCGGCGGAAATCATGTCGCACCTGATCAGCCGCGGAGCCGTTGAGGCCCGGCTTTCAATCGTGGTGACGGACCTGGATTTTCACGCCATGTGGCTTTCGCGGCTGTTCCACCATTATTTTGTGGCCCTGGACGAAACGAAGGCCCATTTGACCATGTTAGGGCTTCCGGAAGACCGCATCACGGTTTCGGGGATCCCGGTCGATCCGGTGTTTGCCGAGCAAAAGGACAAAACCGAAATGCGCCTCAAGCACGGCCTCGATGCCGCGCGGCCCGTGCTGCTTTTGAGCGCGGGAGCCTACGGCGTCGGCCCGGCTGCGGCGGTTGTCAAGGTGCTGACGCTGTTGAAGGCGCCCGCGCAGATCGTTGTGATCTGCGGCAAAAACGAGGAATTGCGCCAGCAGGTGCAGTCCATGTCGCCCCAGATCCCCCCGCATCTCGCGCTGAAAGTGCTCGGCTTTACCCATGAGATGGATGAGTGGATGGCTGCGGCCGATTTATACATCGGCAAGCCCGGAGGATTGACAACGGCGGAAACGCTCTGCAAATCCCTGCCGATGGTTATTTTCTCGCCGATCCCCGGGCAGGAGGAGCGCAACAGCGACCACTTGCTCGAGAAGGGGGCCGCCATCAAATGCAACGATATCGTGACGATGGCGTATAAGATCGACCGCTTGCTGGCCTCGCCGGAACGGCTGGAAGCCATGCGACGGGCCTCCCGGATGATGTCGCGACCCGACGCGGCGGAACGGGTCGTGGAAACACTGGTGGATCAATTCCACCGCGAACCGCACCAAATGGTGATGCCGGACAAGTCCTGATTTTATCCGGGATTGAACCTATGCCACGCGCTGATTTTCTTTGGGGTGTTTCCACGTCCGCCTATCAACATGAAGGCGGCTTTAATGCGCCCGGTTGTCCCTTGAACAACTGGTATGAATGGGAGCGTTCCGGACGGGTGCAGGCTTCGGGCCGCGCGGTGGATTTTTGGAACCGCCATGCGGATGATTTCAAGCTCGCCCGCGGGCTGGGCTTGAATGCCTTTCGATTGGGAATCAGTTGGAGTCGTGTGCAGCCGGCGCAGGATCCGGCGCAAAAAACCGCCCCTCCCTTTGACCGCGCGGCTTTGGACGCCTATGGACGGATGCTGGCCGAGGCGCGGGAAGCCGGTTTGGAACCGCTGGTGACGCTGCATCATTTTACACATCCGCATTGGCTCGGGACGGATGTCTGGCTGGAGCCGGGAACCATCGACCTCTATCTGGATTATGTCCGTGAAACGGTGACAAGCGTGAACCAGTCGCTTGTAGCGCGCGGCCTGCCCGCGGTGCGCTGGTGGATCACGCTGAATGAGCCCAACATGCTGATGGGCTGCAGCCATCTGCTGGGCACGTTCCCTTCGAACAAACGCCACAGCATGTCATCCGCGGTGGCTGCATTTCAAAACCTCCTGATCGCGCATGTGAAAGCCTATCGCTTGATTCACCGGCTGTATGAGGAATCGCCCGGCTGGGGCAAGCCCATGGTTTCGTTCAACAACTACAGCAGCGACTTGTACTGGTTGGATCATGTGGCGGTGGATGCGCTCGCCGCGCCATCCTTCGGGGTCTCGCGCAGGGATTTGCGCGACTGGCTGTATGAACAATCCCAGGATTTCCAGGAGGAAATGTGGCATGCGGACATCCCGTTCCGGCAAACGCCGCCGTACTGGCTGGGGCAGGCGCTGAAGGGCCTGCAGCAATTGATCGGGCCCTGGCAAATCAAAAAATATAATGCAGTCGCGCTGACCTCCCTTTTGTATGAGCGCCCCGCCGAAAGGCCGTTTGATTTCATTGCGCTGGATTATTACGACCCCTTCATCGGCCATGCGTTCCGCTTCCCGCGCTGGGAGGAATTTTTCATGCCTAACAAAAACCTGCGTTCCTGGC is a genomic window containing:
- a CDS encoding glycosyltransferase, whose product is MEKNYRVLILSASAGTGHLRAAEALEIACRRHPEIGEVRNVDALTYTNKLFRDFYSKFYISLVRNAPTFLGWWYETSDEPWKTDRMRFMLDRMNTGPVIRMIKKFKPDMTICTHFLPAEIMSHLISRGAVEARLSIVVTDLDFHAMWLSRLFHHYFVALDETKAHLTMLGLPEDRITVSGIPVDPVFAEQKDKTEMRLKHGLDAARPVLLLSAGAYGVGPAAAVVKVLTLLKAPAQIVVICGKNEELRQQVQSMSPQIPPHLALKVLGFTHEMDEWMAAADLYIGKPGGLTTAETLCKSLPMVIFSPIPGQEERNSDHLLEKGAAIKCNDIVTMAYKIDRLLASPERLEAMRRASRMMSRPDAAERVVETLVDQFHREPHQMVMPDKS
- a CDS encoding family 1 glycosylhydrolase → MPRADFLWGVSTSAYQHEGGFNAPGCPLNNWYEWERSGRVQASGRAVDFWNRHADDFKLARGLGLNAFRLGISWSRVQPAQDPAQKTAPPFDRAALDAYGRMLAEAREAGLEPLVTLHHFTHPHWLGTDVWLEPGTIDLYLDYVRETVTSVNQSLVARGLPAVRWWITLNEPNMLMGCSHLLGTFPSNKRHSMSSAVAAFQNLLIAHVKAYRLIHRLYEESPGWGKPMVSFNNYSSDLYWLDHVAVDALAAPSFGVSRRDLRDWLYEQSQDFQEEMWHADIPFRQTPPYWLGQALKGLQQLIGPWQIKKYNAVALTSLLYERPAERPFDFIALDYYDPFIGHAFRFPRWEEFFMPNKNLRSWLLNTMTSKWWDWAVIPQGLRFFVRHYGRRHPTAPIILAENGIAQLRNRFQDKPWRYDGMKRSDFLKMHLDEVRRLCDEGWNLHGYFHWSLTDNYEWGTYDARFGLYEVDFADPALERHELNSLGDRPARTFGQLIG